TCAGATTTGTTGCTAAAAATATATACTCTTTCAAAGATGAGACAGAATTTAATCTGTTTCCAAATAAAACACAAAGATTAAAACACCACAAAGTAACTATAGGTGATTTTGAATTTTTGAGATATAGTGCGATTTATGGCGCTAATGGGTCAGGAAAATCAAATTTAATTAAATCAATATCACTATTAGAAACTATAGTAGAAGATGGGAAACTCCCATCAGAGATTGATGATTTTAAATTCAAATTAGATGAAGAAAATTTAAAATCACCAATTTCCCTTGGTGCTGAGTTTATTGCAAATAATAATGCTTATTTCTATACAATTACATTTGATAACGGTAAAATTCTAAATGAATATTTGGCTCACAGCAATAAAGACATTGATGAATTAATTTTTGAAAGAAATATCAATGATGATATTCAACGCATTGAATTTTATAAGGACTATTATAAGACAGAAAAAGAAAAATTGTTCGCAGAAGTTCTCGCAGAAAAATTAGTTCAACCAAATGAACTTTTAATAACATTTTTAAGTAAAAAATATCCTGAAGACTTTAAATCTGTTAAGACAGTTTTTAATTGGTTTGACGATACATTAGTAATTATAAAACCAGATGCAAAGCCAGGTGGCATAGCACACATTTTAGATAAAGATGTATCTATACTAGACTTTGCAAATAAGTTTATCCCAAGTTTAAATACAGGTATTTCT
This window of the Acidimicrobiia bacterium genome carries:
- a CDS encoding AAA family ATPase; this translates as MLIRFVAKNIYSFKDETEFNLFPNKTQRLKHHKVTIGDFEFLRYSAIYGANGSGKSNLIKSISLLETIVEDGKLPSEIDDFKFKLDEENLKSPISLGAEFIANNNAYFYTITFDNGKILNEYLAHSNKDIDELIFERNINDDIQRIEFYKDYYKTEKEKLFAEVLAEKLVQPNELLITFLSKKYPEDFKSVKTVFNWFDDTLVIIKPDAKPGGIAHILDKDVSILDFANKFIPSLNTGISEIEIEKKKLEDFFGKEGAKLRKKLIEDLKNEPNKLSVATHSETGEEVALVYENDEIIAKRLITKHTNSLGNSIEFNLGQESDGTKRLIDYIPAFQEIISNDKVYIIDEIERSIHPMTIKEIVTKLTLDEQVKGQLIFSTHESNLLDQNILRPDEIWFAQKDIDGSSKIYSLSDFKIHNTIDIENGYLKGRFGGIPFLGNLKDLNW